In the genome of Bradyrhizobium sp. CB3481, the window GCGACTGGGGTTACACAAGAGCGCGCCCTTCTGCTGCACCTGTTGAACGACCTCGTCTCTCGCCCCCGCGGTCTTCATAACCTGTTGCAGGTTACCGCCGGCGTCGATGGCTGGAATCGGGCTGTCGATGGCCTGAGTCTGAAGGGTGTCGAGGAGCAAATTATCGAACGTTTCCGCCGCGACGTGCAGACCGATCGGGATCTCTTCCAGGAATTGGAGCGGGTCTGCGAGATGTTTCCGCGTCGTCGGCACGAATATCCCGCGGAATTGACGCAACCTCGCAACAACCTCGTCGCAAGGCTACGCGTCAAGCTATCCCACGCCTGCGTGGATGCGCTCCAGCCCGATCTGATCATCATGGACGAGTTCCAACGCTTCCGCGATCTGCTACACGGCGATAGTGACGCGGCAATGTTGGCGCGCAAGCTGTTCGAGTACTCTGCTGGCGACGGTCACGCTGCGCGTACCTTGCTTCTATCCGCCACGCCCTATCGCATGTTGAGTCTCGCCGGCGACGAGCCGGAGGAAGGCGATCATTATCAGGATTTCCTAGAGACGTTGAGCTTTCTGTACGGCCGTGACAAGGGCCCCGAGATAGCCGGCATACTTGCGGGCGAGATGCGTGCCTTTCGGGGATTCCTGCACGGCCTTCCCGCATCACACGCAACTGCAGTCAACACGCGCAAAGCGATCGAGCAACGCCTACGCCAAGTGATCGCGCGCACCGAACGCGTCGCCAGTACCGTCGATCGCGACTCCATGATGGGCGAGCCGCCCATCACCGTCTCCGTGGCGCCGGTCGATCTCGTACAGGCGGCCGCAGTCTCGGGGGTGGCGCGCGTGCTCGATGCGCCTGAGATCATCGAGTATTGGAAATCGGCGCCGTATCTCCTCAACTTTATGCGACACTACAGTCTAAAGCGCCTGCTGGAGGAGAGAATGGATGCGCCCTCCGCCGCGCTGCGCGATGCGATATTGGCCGCCCGACCATCGATGCTCGATCGCAACCTACTCGACTCCTATGCACCGCTCGACCCGGCCAACGGCCGTATGCGCGCGATCGTGGACGACATTTTCGGCGCAGGCCTCGAACAGAACCTCTGGATCCCACCGGCGATGCCCTATTACGGGATTCAAAGGTCGGAGCCGCCCCTCACCAAGGCGCTAATCTTCTCCTCCTGGTCCATGGTGCCCGATGCCATCGCTGCGCTTCTGTCTTATGAGGCCGAACGGCGCATGGGTGTAGGCGAATCCGGCCGACGCTATTTCGATCAGCACCGCTTGCGGCCGTTGCAGTTTCGACAAGACCAAGGTCGACTGGCCGGACTGAGGGCGCTGCTGCTGATCTATCCGTCCCCCACACTGGCCGAGATTGCCGATCCGCTCTCGGTGTTCGCCGAGCGTCACCAATCGCTCTCGCAGCAAGCGATGCGCGAAGCCATAGCCGGCCGCCTCCAACCAGCGATTGACGCGCTTAAGCACGCCGCCGTTCAAGGTGACGAGGCAACCATCGCCGAATGGGCCGCCCCCGCGCTGATCGACCGTCTGCTGGGCTCCCGCGCCAATGTTTGGCTTTCGGCGCCGGGCGGATTAGCCGCATTGGCCGGCGAAGAAGGTTTCCGCGAACATGTCGCCGAACTAGGCAGTGCGGCGAAAAGTGACTTCGGCGCCGTTCCTCATGACCTCCGCGATCTGCTCGTTGACGTCGCACTCGGCAGTCCTGCGGTGTGCGCGCTTCGCGCCCTGCGCCGGATCGCGCCGGAGC includes:
- a CDS encoding helicase-related protein, translating into MQNERFRAAPALAPLKAFQRRTVDYVFDRLYGADDPVRQFLVADEVGLGKTMVARGIIARMIEHLWDSVGRIDILYICSNQAIAAQNLNRLNVLGRRELALPTRMTLIPLQLQEQEGFAGYQEGLDANKVNFVSLTPGTTFDLRSATGVTQERALLLHLLNDLVSRPRGLHNLLQVTAGVDGWNRAVDGLSLKGVEEQIIERFRRDVQTDRDLFQELERVCEMFPRRRHEYPAELTQPRNNLVARLRVKLSHACVDALQPDLIIMDEFQRFRDLLHGDSDAAMLARKLFEYSAGDGHAARTLLLSATPYRMLSLAGDEPEEGDHYQDFLETLSFLYGRDKGPEIAGILAGEMRAFRGFLHGLPASHATAVNTRKAIEQRLRQVIARTERVASTVDRDSMMGEPPITVSVAPVDLVQAAAVSGVARVLDAPEIIEYWKSAPYLLNFMRHYSLKRLLEERMDAPSAALRDAILAARPSMLDRNLLDSYAPLDPANGRMRAIVDDIFGAGLEQNLWIPPAMPYYGIQRSEPPLTKALIFSSWSMVPDAIAALLSYEAERRMGVGESGRRYFDQHRLRPLQFRQDQGRLAGLRALLLIYPSPTLAEIADPLSVFAERHQSLSQQAMREAIAGRLQPAIDALKHAAVQGDEATIAEWAAPALIDRLLGSRANVWLSAPGGLAALAGEEGFREHVAELGSAAKSDFGAVPHDLRDLLVDVALGSPAVCALRALRRIAPELAWDDTRLLSAASEVAWAFRTLFNQHDAVALLRRGAEDRYWHRVLTYGVDQNLQAVLDEYAHYLVDAEGLGAQPPQERAAGVARAMATALSIRPSQIDVDDLRVEGDALKISKFQMRGRFAMRLADYRDEEGAVARLGGVRDAFNSPFRPFVLATTSVGQEGLDFHPYCYRVYHWNLPGNPVDLEQREGRVHRFKGHAIRLNLAERQAAVVRGSGDASVDPWMRMFDRARFETAVDTDLIPYWIYEGSVRVERRVPVLPFSREVTRLAWLKHSLTVYRLAFGQPRQDDLLTYLNTLAGTGVSNDDLRELQISLEPTDPTSQSDNP